The DNA window CTGTGGTCTGTCAACTGGCAGGCTTCCTCTTTTACCTGAACCTGTACTGCAGCATGTACTTGATGAGTTTCATCAGCCTGGACAGATTCGTCGCCGTGGTTCTCCCCTTAAAGTCACAGTCACTTAGGAAAGCTGTGTATGCAAAGGTAGTGGTCGGCGTCCTTTGGGTGACAATCATTGTGTCTATGAGTCCTTTACTTTTCTCTAAAAAGAATGTGACTAATAATAACTCAACTGGCATGTGCAGCCAACTGTACTTAGAGAGGACATCGCACACGGCTTTGGCCTCGACCATCGTGGCGTTCGTTCTTCCCCTCTCCACCATCGTGGTCTCTTACTTCCTGATTCTGCTGAAATTGAGGACGGTCAGACAACAGGTAGAACGGCCGGTGAAAGACAAAGCCGTGAAAATGATCATCCTCATCTTGGTGAACTTCCTGCTGGCCTTCGTGCCCTACCACGTGAGCAGGGTCATCTACATAGAAAACTGCAGTCAGGGCCGCGTGGCCGAGGCGAGCAGCTGCAAGGCCCTTGGGAAGATCAATCGGATCACATCCGCGCTCACCTGCGTCGGTGGCGTTCTGGATCCTGTGTTGTATTTCTTTCTGAACCGTGCGTACAGGGACAAACTGCTTCAGCTGTTCTGCAAGGACAAGGTGGATCAATAAGAGACATGTGaacaataaattatttaaaaaagaatggtCTTGTTCTTTTTATATTACAGCTCAAAATATACCCGGGGTATCCCACAAGTGAATTCATGTCCCATGGAGAGATTT is part of the Labrus mixtus chromosome 19, fLabMix1.1, whole genome shotgun sequence genome and encodes:
- the si:dkey-96n2.3 gene encoding uracil nucleotide/cysteinyl leukotriene receptor — translated: MNISAGEASDGFFRGHSHQENILFSTFYILIFIIAVPGNALALWAFFHQSSSSPSKVFLQHLSVADISYVLILPMRIVYHLMDSHWPFGPVVCQLAGFLFYLNLYCSMYLMSFISLDRFVAVVLPLKSQSLRKAVYAKVVVGVLWVTIIVSMSPLLFSKKNVTNNNSTGMCSQLYLERTSHTALASTIVAFVLPLSTIVVSYFLILLKLRTVRQQVERPVKDKAVKMIILILVNFLLAFVPYHVSRVIYIENCSQGRVAEASSCKALGKINRITSALTCVGGVLDPVLYFFLNRAYRDKLLQLFCKDKVDQ